TTACGTAACTTTTAGGAAATGAAAAGggatatttatgtatattttaaaaaaaatatttcgatttcAATGCACTAATATTCTcttgttttcaattttgttgtttaaataaaaacgtttGCTTTTCCTTTTGTTGAATTTGGGTGTTTAAGTAAATACAATCACTAGTAATGTTTACGCGTAAAGTTGCGTAAAATGTATAATGTTGACCGCAGAAGGGGTGCCCTATGTTGCGCTATCTTTAGATGATAGTTAATGTACTGCACAATTCATTAACCGAGTTTTAATTCGAATAGTAAAATTAGGATATCATTATATTATACGAGTTAACTTCGCATGAGTAGCACTTAACGACGACTTCCCCGATTATACCGACCACTACTACGTTCACTCACACCCCCACTGCGCATGTTGCGATCGCGGTCGGGTCCTCCACTAGCCATACGTGAAGATCCGCCTGCATTACTGCCTCCGCGATGATAATCGTTACCACGACCTGGACGTTCGCGCGTGCGATTTGCATTTACATTGTTCATGTCACTAGTTCGATTAATACGATATGTCGAGTTAGGACCCGCAGTGGTACTAGTTGTTGCATTGGTTGTAGCAGCTGTGGCACTGCTagcattgacaaaatcttcaaatgAAGGTGCACTTTTATCATAGCACGGAGGCGGTGGACGAGCCGGTTGTGGAGGCGGATAGTCAGGTAATGGTGGTCCATCATAATATCTGCCTGGAAATTCGTATAAGGAAGCCGGTAGACCTGGCGGCGGTACAGAGGTTCCTCCTGGTGTCGGTGGTGGTATTTGACTGAAGGGCGGTCCTGGTGTCGGGGGTGGTAGTTGGCCAAAAGGTGGAACAAATGGCAATGGCGGTAACTGTCCATGCATTGTACGCATATAATCAACTAAATACGCCTCAGCAGCTGCTGTTGGTGTCATATACCGTTCCCATGGAGGCATATCACCGCCACCAACTCTATTAGGGCCATTACCACTTGCTCCTCCTCCTGGCCCTGCTCTATAAGGAGATCCACCTCTTTTATAACTGCCAGGGTGACCCATATATGGTAGTTTATAAGGACGATGCGAACCACCAAATCTTTTGTGACGCATTGGACCCCCACCATCACGATTACGATCACCACCTCCGCCAGAGCGAAAACTATTGCCACGTCCTCCGCCTCCGCGGGAAGATAAGCTCTTTGGGGGCTTATATACCATACGTATGCCCTTTTCTCGCATCATTTTCGCTGTACTTTTTGATTTCCGCAGTATAGgtgtcaattcaattttttcatcttCCGGAAAAAGGCGGCAAAGTTCGGCTCCaacttttggttcaatttcttgTCCATCTCGACCAATTTTCACCGGTTTACCTTCGTTCCACGAATTATACAAATGCGATGTACAATTAAATGATAGCTCCTTACGGCATATCCAATCAATTTCTATGACACCACCCAAAGCTTTTGCTGAAATGCTTGAGGGTAAAACCCAATCTGGTTGTGGTATGTCACGACTCGAACAAGCGCTCATGCGAGCAAATCCAGCAAATTTACCTGTTATTAAAATGAGCAGAAATACAATAGTAAAATCAATTGATGTCAaaaccataattttaatttctatttttctaaaCTAACTTTAAACACGTTAGGCCCGTATTGTGCACTTAAGTCTACGCAATTCTCACATCCTCTAAGTTATaggtaatattttaatatatattaattaatgTTATctacattaattgaaatatattaaaaaaataatatattttaattaaataaaaattaataaatgaattttaatatttgttccAACTTCATttaaattggattaattaaaatcaattcaatttaattaaatgacaAATGCAATTAatgattgcaaaattttacgggacattaaacaaataatatttccaattaaaaatatatttgaaaattttgctcgaaattataattataattaacgggttggctgataagtccccggtctgacacataaatggcgccgctagtattaaatgcatattatttttatatagtaccaaccttcaaatgattcgtgtcaaaatttgacgtctgtaagtcaattagtttgtgagatagagcgccttttgtgaagcaacttttgttattgtgaaaaaatggaaaaaaggaacttcgtgttttgataaaatactgttttctgaagggaaaaaatacggtggaatcaaaaacttggcttgataatgagtttccggactctgccccagggaaatcaacaataattgattggtatggaaaattcaagcgtggtgaaatgagcacggaggacggtgaatgcagtggacgcccgaatgaggtggttaccgatgaaaacatcaaaaaaatccacaaaatgattctgaatgaccgtaaaatgaagttgatcgagatagcagaggccttaaagatatcaaaggaacgtgttggtcatatcattcatcaatatttggttatgcggaagctctgtgcaaaatgggtgccgcgcgagctcacatttgattaaaaacaacgtgttgatgattctgagcggtgtttgcagctgttaactcgtaatacacccgagtttttccgtcgatatgtgacaatggatgaaacatggctccatcactacactcctgagtccaatcgacagtcggctgagtggacagcgaccggtgaaccgtctccgaagcgtggaaagactcaaaagtccgctggcaaagtaatggcctctgttttttgggatgcgcatggaataatttttatcgattatcttgagaagggaaaaaccatcaacagcgactattatatggcgctattagagcgtttgaaggtcgaaatcgcggcaaaacgtccccattttaagaagaaaaaagtgttgttccaccaagacaacgcaccgtgccacaactcattgagaacgatggcaaaaattcatgaattgggcttcgaattgcttccccacccaccgtattctccagatctggccccagcgactttttcttgttctcaaacctcaaaaggatgctcgcagggaaaagatttggctgcaatgaagaggtaatcgccgaaactgaggcctattttgaggcaaaaccgaaggagtactaccaaaatggtatcaaaaaattggaaggtcgttataatcgttgtatcgctcttgaataataaaaacgaattttgacaagaaaaaaaatgtgtttttctttgttagaccggggacttatcagccaacctgttagtttatATATACTATTCCTAGGTACATCATTtaaatccaaagaaaatttcaactaaatataaataaaataaaattacgacaaaattatttaatctaAAGgagatataattataaataaataatagtaaAAACTAATTGATTGTCTCAATTAATTCCCTTCGAACCTGCCATAtacgaaacagtaaaaaaatcagaCATTTTTGATACATATAAATATGATTATTAGATGCCAACTTAAATATAGCTGTACAATTAATCGTATAATCTTGAAACAATTCCGTAGTAATTAATCTCTGTCtagcacagaaaaaatgttttctgcccaaaatatgttttctgcacgaaaaaaaaaatatcaaataccagttaaaaatttttattgaatttgagaacgcaatcaattaaaaacttaactaaTGGAATTagctttttaataaaatcaaaataataaagtagagatgtgcgcgtaacatgaaattctcgtgacacgcgtgattcacgcgtgaatcacatgagtcgtgaacaaaatccaaagcaactctcgtaaATGTgcatgaatgggactaaaataaatatgtcgtgcgtgagaaataaaatcggttcgtgaataaaatttctgcaaaatcacgctcacgaacaaaatcaagatttaattcataattgtatgttaactgaaattaatttagctctcgaactatattctatttttgaattttgttacctctgctgatttccgtttggaaaatgtcgtgagtctcgagaattttcgtgaatcaTGCGTGACCGTGACTGTTTAAAAGTAGATcgtgcgtgcgtgagtactggctttcatttcgtgaatgggattggctaccacacgtattgtgcgtgagcgtgcgtgaataaacattttgcttcgtgaatgtgcgtgagagtgagtgaaatttcagtcaagcGCACACATCTATAATAAAGTCAGTTACGAAATTGATAAacagtttttacatttttttttaatattaagtaactgattaaaattttaattaaataaaactatgcTCCAATTAAAGAGATAATTgacaattttatatggaaattattAGTTTCGTACTACAcaggaaaaaaatatcaccaaaatatttcccaatTTCTAAAATTGatgctgaaaactttttcaattaaaaattaattcatacagttaacattttaatcaacctAGAAACATTAATTCAATTagatcaatgattgaacattttaacatttttaattaaaaaattattgatacaattaactttttaatcaaactagaaacattaattCAATTAGGACActgtttttattaaacaataaattgttccaatttaattaaaaatggttaaaaatttaattaaaaaaatcattcgaTTGTAATCCTTAATTGatgtaattaaaaagtttaactaaataaataattcaatCTATTAAAAACTGATTAAAatttccaatcgacttcaataaaattttggattgattcaattaaagaattaattagtttttgcaatcaacatcaattaaatttttaattgaatcaattaagcaattaattgaaaatttcatattaatcCAATTATTTTGTATGCCCAATTAAAGCTGTGATTGAAAATTAGTTAGTCCAAACAAaagttatttataaataaataaacaataatacaataaataattggtTGCCTAAAGGTTTtcgaccaaaatcaattaaatttttaatagaatcaattgATATgggaagaaatcaattaaatttatattttttaaatttctattagTTCCATGATTGATactacaatttcaattaaaaacataaatggATCAAACagttaaaaacataaaaatattcaatcattCTCTTAACTACCTTTATTGCTTAATTGAcgacattttcaatttcaatcaattttttaattagcaatattttggtgatatcttTCTGTGTTATTACCATACGAAAAACCTAAACATAATACTTGGAGGGGTATAATACTTACCGCTTTCATTAACGGAGAATATTAAAAGTACATTGCGTGATTCTTTGAATGCCTGTGTAAGATTCGCATCATTCTGAGGTAAAGTTGCCCAAACGTTTTTACTCTTGGATATTGTAACATTATCTGCGTTGTTTGACTTTATCAAGAAAAAACGAGTATCCCGAAATAGATAATTGAGCTTAGTTTTATAGTCATATGAAGATACACCTTTCGCACCAGATCGCGAAGAAGATGTCCTCTTTTCAggagttgaatttttcgatgcgTTTTTGCGACCATTACGTTTAATGTTAGCCGCAGAGTCCGAGTTCTCGGATTCTGAATCACTATCATAAGCCGCGGCAGTTGTTTTAGGTTTGGCAGACTCGTCGTCACTCACATCGCTCTTAACACTTCCACTAACGTTTGCACTACCTGTCGACACATTTTGTGCTCCATCTACAGATTTCTTCCTTGATTTCTTTGATGAATTTCCCACAGAATCCGGTTTTATCGGCCCTATAAAATCTTTGGGTTCATCGCCGGATTTACTATGACTGTCCTTTCTCTTCTTTAAAGGACTTTTTCCATTTAGAGTAGATTCTTTGGAGGGAGAAACTGAGCGTTTAGCTGCCTTAAGATCAGAAGTCCCCTTAGATTTCTCTTgctttttggttttattttttcgtttattCTTCGACTCACTGGAGTTTGCGGAACCTACAGAACTTATGCTGGGCTGCGAATCTGAGGAATCAGAATCAGATGAGGCCTCGCTTCGTGTATCAAATGAGTCATCAAAATGCTGCAACTCTTCAGCAATGTCTGCCTCGTTCTCGTCCAAACCCAAATGAACTGCGTCCATGTCTGCCATTATTTTCATTAGTTTTCCTATTCGACTTTTTTGCCTGCTCTTTATGGGATTTTCAATAACACATACGCATTCACTTGTACATATATCTGTAAAGGGAATATACACGCAATCAAGATACTGCTAACTATCAGCGACCAACTAATGATGTTCTGGTCTTGTTTTCTTCTCTCTCTCCACCACTAATtgattttcatatataaatgatGCATTGACAAGCCGCAGAGAATATACACGACATAAACGAAGAACATaggatatatataataaaaaaataatctctGTATAATTATCCTCGTCTGTGGGAGTGAGCAACTTACattgatattaaaaatataaataaaattgtagtaaCAATGTTTTCTCACTAAAAATTCGTCTCTGTTTCTGAATAGATACCGAAATGAAGCACTTTGACAATGACAAGACGGCTTGGCTTTGAAACGTCAgtattgtcaaatttgtatatgacagAATCCCATCTAAATAGCAGTAACCTAAATAAACATGAATACGAGCGTAATGCGTCGTTCAAATTGTAAtttccaataaacacaggatcagcgtttttcaaatgcaacaacttttcaatttgagggtaaaggccggtatgcacctccagcgaaaaatttcattcccataagaaatgcattgctatttatgctaacgaaaatttcggtagcgttcaatttcgtaagctggtacgcacctctaatgaaaataacagggttgtcaaaagcctattttggcagcaaacatttaatttattacaatcattgtgtgcgtaaaagttttaaaaggtctgtaaataataaacaatttatttgagtaatatttggaacatatattaacaatttttaaaagcgattagctggtttaaaatttgtgtacacagccctgtttttttttgttgtagacttaaataaatgtttgctaccgaaaatttataattttcagcataaattcaacttgacttgaaacagctcatcttcaatacatcttcaaattgtttgcgaattacttctaatttgacaaaatgttgatgaaatctttgaaaaggtgttgaagataatatgagaaaactttgacaaaacactaccctaaaatgcaacgaaaaaccaTGGGATTTTCAATacgtatttgtgcaacgaagttcgtggtcaattggaagaaataaaaaaattggaaaattttagacaaataactgaatttactccaaatagtttataataataggtaagtgaaaataaaaaaatgaaataaaactttaagaaagtcactaaatgtatatgtctttgcattaaaattatggattctacgttcttgaaaacattaaaaagctgaccgatgaaaaaagttgGACAAttgactggaactgcttcaaatagtttataataattggtaagtctatatgaaaaattaaatcaaaactttagagaagtcactaaatttaaatctttttgcagaaacctaaaatctttggatgctacattcttgcaaacattaagaagctgaccaatgaaaaatgagtggcttatcgacaagaaaaagcgtccagaaacatttcaaagtgcaaccaattaaaattgttaaaaacaacaaattgttaaaatcaagaacttctggatgaaaatgtgcatcacatcgtcagtttaatttatatcctattatcagtttaaaatggatattttgtgagttccttctgctggaaatctattctaacacgcggtccagcacgttctaatttcaaattgcccgcatattaataaattttaatgctgttttatgataccaacaggaaggaaatcgaactaTCAATGCGaaagtgtttacaaataatgtgtatatttaaagttttgttgctttgttcttatttgttgatatgtttattaAGATTACTTTTCAATtgttgtagtgtagtgtattatgtattgtagtttattattatatattttattttgacgaaaattaaaaaaattatacaaaattcatagaatttt
This is a stretch of genomic DNA from Haematobia irritans isolate KBUSLIRL chromosome 4, ASM5000362v1, whole genome shotgun sequence. It encodes these proteins:
- the Ythdc1 gene encoding YTH domain containing 1, with the protein product MKIMADMDAVHLGLDENEADIAEELQHFDDSFDTRSEASSDSDSSDSQPSISSVGSANSSESKNKRKNKTKKQEKSKGTSDLKAAKRSVSPSKESTLNGKSPLKKRKDSHSKSGDEPKDFIGPIKPDSVGNSSKKSRKKSVDGAQNVSTGSANVSGSVKSDVSDDESAKPKTTAAAYDSDSESENSDSAANIKRNGRKNASKNSTPEKRTSSSRSGAKGVSSYDYKTKLNYLFRDTRFFLIKSNNADNVTISKSKNVWATLPQNDANLTQAFKESRNVLLIFSVNESGKFAGFARMSACSSRDIPQPDWVLPSSISAKALGGVIEIDWICRKELSFNCTSHLYNSWNEGKPVKIGRDGQEIEPKVGAELCRLFPEDEKIELTPILRKSKSTAKMMREKGIRMVYKPPKSLSSRGGGGRGNSFRSGGGGDRNRDGGGPMRHKRFGGSHRPYKLPYMGHPGSYKRGGSPYRAGPGGGASGNGPNRVGGGDMPPWERYMTPTAAAEAYLVDYMRTMHGQLPPLPFVPPFGQLPPPTPGPPFSQIPPPTPGGTSVPPPGLPASLYEFPGRYYDGPPLPDYPPPQPARPPPPCYDKSAPSFEDFVNASSATAATTNATTSTTAGPNSTYRINRTSDMNNVNANRTRERPGRGNDYHRGGSNAGGSSRMASGGPDRDRNMRSGGVSERSSGRYNRGSRR